From Cyanobium sp. Tous-M-B4, the proteins below share one genomic window:
- a CDS encoding creatininase family protein, producing the protein MIQSASSNDAIRLQLRSWPEVETYLENCKGVIVPLGSTEQHGPTGAIGTDALTAEAVALEVGRRTGVLVTPAQAFGMAEHHLGFAGTVSLQPSTLLAVLHDVVLSLARHGFERIYVINGHGGNIATSKAAFAQAYASAADRGLAVAPRLRCKLANWFMAGPVMQEARSLYGAEEGHHATPSEIALTLHLEPSLQTKQRPLPDPAPAGPIHGPEDFRRRHPDGRMGSNPYLAQASHGERFLELAATALASDLEAFLT; encoded by the coding sequence ATGATCCAATCCGCCAGCTCCAATGACGCCATTCGCCTGCAACTGCGCAGCTGGCCTGAGGTGGAGACCTATCTGGAAAATTGCAAGGGCGTAATCGTGCCCCTGGGCTCCACCGAGCAGCACGGCCCCACCGGCGCCATCGGCACCGATGCGCTCACGGCCGAGGCCGTGGCCCTGGAAGTGGGCCGCCGCACTGGCGTACTGGTGACTCCAGCCCAAGCCTTCGGCATGGCCGAGCACCACTTGGGCTTTGCTGGCACCGTGAGCCTGCAACCCTCCACCCTGCTAGCCGTTCTGCACGACGTGGTGCTATCGCTTGCACGCCACGGCTTTGAGCGCATCTACGTGATCAACGGCCATGGCGGCAACATCGCCACCAGCAAGGCCGCTTTCGCCCAGGCCTATGCCAGCGCCGCCGACCGGGGCCTGGCGGTGGCGCCGCGGCTGCGCTGCAAGCTTGCTAATTGGTTCATGGCTGGCCCGGTAATGCAGGAGGCGCGCAGCCTTTATGGCGCGGAGGAAGGTCACCACGCCACCCCCAGCGAAATCGCCCTCACGTTGCACCTGGAGCCCAGCCTGCAGACCAAGCAGAGGCCCCTGCCTGATCCAGCCCCCGCCGGCCCCATCCACGGCCCCGAAGATTTCCGCCGCCGCCATCCGGATGGCCGCATGGGCTCCAACCCCTACCTGGCCCAGGCCAGCCATGGCGAGCGCTTCTTGGAACTGGCCGCCACCGCCCTTGCCTCAGACCTGGAAGCCTTCCTGACCTGA